The Spea bombifrons isolate aSpeBom1 chromosome 7, aSpeBom1.2.pri, whole genome shotgun sequence genomic interval CGCGGACATCTCTTCTGCACCTTCAATGGTTAGCCACAAGTTGCCTTCAAGCCAACCGTTGCATCACTTCAATTCTCGGTATTCTGATATGGGTTGCGTGGGAATGCAAATCCGGGATGCGCACGAGGAAAATCCCGAATCCATCCTTGATGAACATGTGCAGCGTGTCATGAAGACACCAGGGTGCCAGTCCCCAGGAACGGGGCGGCATTCCCCCAAGCCTCGCTCCCCAGACGGTGTTTACTCCAGCAAAACTCTTCCCGGGGCGATGGGCTCCATGCAGGCAGGGCACAGCAAACACTCGGCCAAGTCTAGCTCCAAACTAGAGACTGCAAACATGTTCCCCCACAAGTACGTTTATCATCACCTCCATCCCCATAGTGGGCTGAAGCCTAAAGATCAGATGGAGGCAGAAGCCGCACAGAGGATTCAGGGTAACGTTGCCTGGAACGCAGAGTCTCATAACTATGCAACCAAATCACGCAATTACGCAGAGAGCATGGGGATGGCGCCCAATCCTATGGATTCTTTGGGTTATGGGTAAGTGATTTTGATTTTAGTTTAAATGGACAGTAACCATATTGTGCCAATAATTCTTGCATACTGTAGAATTTTGATGTTTATGCAAACATATTGGATCATGGCTGTCGTGCACCTTCTTTCAGCTAAGCCAAAGCTACATTTAATCAATCATTTTCTTCcaggtaaaatgtatataaatccaCAAATTGTTTCCTAGTTGCTTGTTGTAGAGACCCTTTAATGAGAATAAAGTGGCCAACCTTGGGCTACTGTGTGTGGCCATCGTCCCATGTGGGCACCGCCATACCCAGTACTTGTAGGTTGCTCGTCACGGGATGGGTCACCGCTCCAATGCAATAAGTGATGGGATTATTTTTATCCTTCAGTGGAAAAGTAAGCATGCTTGCCAAAAGGAACGCGAAGAAAGTCGATTCAGGCAAGATTGAAAGTGCCAGTTACGAGGTGCCAGCTGTGCCCGAGGATTCCGAGAGACACCAGAAGATCATGCAGTGGATAATGGAGGGCGAGAAGGAGATTAGCAGGCACAAGAAAACCGTCCATAGGTATGTGACGTGCCTACATAAGCATCTCTTCCAATGTCAAGATGCCTGCGGCCGGTGTCTCGTGGATCgcttaatgtataattaaaaagtgTTGCTTttgataattatttaaatgtattccgAAGCCATTCCTAAGGAGAAGAGAAGGTTAAGATCAGCGTTGGTCTTTTTGCTCAGTACTAATTGCCTCCGCATTTCTGACCGTAGCTCCTCGGGTGCCAAGAAGCCGCTTGCTCATGATGTGCCTCGTCCCCTTTCCATCGAGCGGCCCGGCGCAGTCCATCCCTGGGTCAGTGCTCAGCTCCGCAACGTTGTGCAGCCTTCTCATCCGTTTATTCAAGACCCTACCATGCCTCCCAATCCTGCCCCCAATCCTTTAACTCAGCTAGAAGAAGCTCGCAGGCGGctagaagaggaggaaaagagaaCCGGCAAAGTCTCCCTCAAACAAAGGTATTCATGCGTTTTTGGCCCTTCGTGCAAGTGGTTAGTGGAAGTCTCCATCGTTAATTTAAGGATGTAGTATTTTTTCCGTTCCTCTTTATCCACAATTCTACTCCTACATGGCAGCTCTCTGGCTTTGTGTTAAGTCACCTCGAAATTGTGTTGTCTAAGGGAAAAGTTTTGTTATTACTACTAGCTGGTCAATGAGTGGGGGCCGTGGAATACCCCATCAGGGGCAAACAAGCCTTGGTCATCTGACTTCTATCGCAGTGCCAATCGGGCTGTTTCTCTACAATAAAAGATACTTGCGTGTAGTTTTGAAGTTTCTCATAAGGCTTCCCCAAGGCCGGTTATCAGCAGAAACAAGGAACCTTCTCTAATATTTAAGGTTGTTCTCCAGGTATGTCCAAGAGGTTATCCAACGAGGCCGCACCTCAGTCAGGCCACCTTTTATTCCACTGCTGAATGTGGTGCCCGCTGTCTCCGACATGGACCTCTCAGAGCCACAGTATGTGCCACTCTTTTTTCCATGTGTCCACATGTCTATAGCTGTAAAGATTTCCCGCCTCCCCTGTAGCGGCTTTTCCTTTGTGTTTCTTGTTTTAGTCCTAGCTAGTTTTTTTAGTGAGTTCTAACACCTGTATTCATACTCCACGCATTTTAACTAAAGAGTTAACGCTGCACTTTGTGCTTTGAAAATGATTTCAGCTCCCTTCCAGTATGCATACTATGCTGGTCTGTGAATATATCCCCCGAACCCGGGGTAAACCCGTGCTGACGTTATTATTAAATCCTCTTCTCCTACGGGCAATGAACAGGGTAGCGCTTTCTGCTGTAGCGTTCCAGTTTGCTGCCCCTCTGAGTAAATTACTTTAGGCCGCTATCGCTACGCCTCGTGTGTTTGCTGGCATTGCAGTAAAATCTAGTAACCGGGTGCCTTTTTACCGCACCTATAACCCTCTCTGCGGTGTCACCGACACCAATCCCGCAGCAGAGCGCGCGATCGCAATCAGGTAAGCGGGGTTTTGTACATTAATTATCGGCTATGAGTATTGGATATTTTTCATGGAAGATCGACGTATTTCATGGTATTGCTCTAATTTTAGATCTTTTAAATTCGGTATCATTTCAAATGGTATAATGTGTGTTGCAATCAGTTTTTTTGTGTTGgctcctttaagtcctgtaagatTTATTTTGCGTGTTAATTATACGCAGTAACCTTTCTATTGAAACATTTACTTTTAACCCGAGCGGAGTGGATATTGTAGTTTATCTGCTTAACGTAATATCGTCTAAATACTGGGTTGAAATACATTAACAGTCTCCAAAGTCTGAGTTTAGAGTAGTGGGAGTTTTTGCTGCGATTTCCCATCAGTGCAGCTCTTATGGACCCAACAAGGCGTTATATGGCTTGGAAACCAggaatttgtcatttttggcCAACATTTAGCTATTTAAGCTATGACCCTTGGGCTGGTGGGTAaaacgtttttattttttttaatcaaagatTTTGGCTTTTGCTGTTATACTTATTCCCTTCCGCGGCAAAAACATGCAAACTTTGGTTTAGAATGACCTGCTTTCTGCCTCTTTATTTTAGGTCGAAGCCACAGAAGAAGACGGGAAGTGGCGCCCCACAGCCCTGTGACAACATAGTCGTGGCTTACTACTTCTGCGGAGAGCCCATACCCTACAGGACGATGGTTAAAGGGCGCGTCGTGACCCTTGGGCAGTTTAAGGAGCTACTCACTAAGAAAGGAAATTACAGGTAAAATTCTGGCTTCATTTTTATCAGAACGGCGGGCGGTATTCCACGACGATGACGCAGGATATCCTCTGAGGTGTTAAGATACTCGGTGCTGATTCCGTGTGAACCGAGTCGTGGCTGTGGGGCAGATGTTTCAGAATGGGCTGATGGCTGTGGCTTCCCCCTGGGATTTCCCTGGAATACCGAGACTCTGCTCTCGACATAACCTTGATATTCCTGAGTAAAAGGGTTGGAACTTCCCCAAAACACCACTAGCGTATGATcaacccatttttattttatttttttgtgtaacaacacgtggatttttatttatgatCTTACACCGGGTGCATTTCCTATAATTTCCTAAGATACAGAGAGTGGGACATTTATTTCTTGTATGATTTCTGGTTCTAAGATTGCTTCTCCGTTTACAGGTATTATTTTAAGAAAGTAAGTGACGAGTTTGACTGCGGAGTGGTATTCGAGGAGGTGCGGGACGATGATATGATTTTACCCATTTACGAAGAGAAAATCATCGGGAAAGTGGAAAAAATTGACTGAAGAAGCGACATCTGAAGATGTATGAAATGCAGCGACCGCAGGGCAGAGACTCTGTACCATGACATACACACGCGTGTCTCTTTGACATGGCGTGTCGTGATACCTGGTGGTGCGTGTTTTTGGGAGGTTTGTTACCGAGGCTGCCGTGTTGAATCCAAGCGCCCGGCTCGGCCTTTAGCAATCCCAAATTCTGCTGTTCTGTTGGGGTTAGTAAATGTAATGTAGCCGTGTACAGGAAAATTAGCTATTGTAATAGGACCTTGTTTATGAAAATCTTCATATTTTTGATACGTTGTAATAAATTGGGAAGCGGTTTTCTGTCAGTGCTCTTATGTAAATTGAAACGCTATACGGTGCTCCTGTCACCAGACGCCAGCCATCTGCAAGCTCCGTAGTTCTTACATTCATTGAGTAATTTATATCCGTAACTAAACTGGGGTGCCCCCCCGTCCCCCCTATTTCATATTTATCTTACACACTACATATGTCCTTAAGTGTGTCCACTTATAATAAACCTggaaaaataacttatttttcaCCAAATGCTATGTGTCAAGACCTTCCtctgaaaaaagttttttttttttgtttctcatctcGATAAATGTAGTTTCTATCCCCAAACTCCTGCTTCGTTGGTTGACGTTGTGGTATTAAAGaccatttttgttatatttaatgcTTAGCGCGgaggattcccccccccccccggtctgTACAGATGGTATTTCTTTGTGAGTTTCCCGCATGTCCGaggatttttaataaaaaccacATCCAAGAAAGTAAGAAACTGACTTTCAAAATACAAATTGGCAGCTGCTTTGCCCTGAAGGGTTTTCCACATattctgtttttaatatattgaaaatgaacacgaagttTGAAGCGTAATGttattactttttgttttcaatCGTAATTTACACCCAAATTATGATCGAAATGTCTTCATCTGCTTCTAAACTGGTGTAAAATTTTATGTTCTAAAACTGGATTTATTTTCGGCTTCTGAGTATAATTGTTGCCGTTGTCTTTGTTACATTGAATATCTTACCACGTTCTTAGTCCCTGGTAAGAAAatgggttttaaccccttaaggacaatgtttttaatgggtttaagacCCCAGTAATCCGTGTCTGGTCTCCTTTATAAACCATGGTGGTGCTGAAGGCCACGCCCCTGTCTGTCACATGACTgcaaaagtaattttaataagaactaaaaaaaaaaaaaagtgctttattttaattatttggggAAAAGAGCCGTAGGAGAGATGTGTTTTGGAATCAATATTCTTGCAACCCAAAGAAagtaggggttttttttaatgtatttatttttttgcattttacataaaacattggtTCAGGGGATCAGATATTTCTGGTGCTGCTTGCATCAGAAGACCAAATGGTGATTCTTCAAAGAACAAAAATGCTGCCCTCCAAATGATTGGAGTCTTTCCTCTAAAATATCCATAAATCTGTTCAccaatcagaataaaaaaaacattaaccccttaatgataaagcccgtacatgtactggctcaaaatgcattgttttcaatgggtttagggaccgcccattgtccttaaggggttaaaaacacatTGCCCCattttttatagctttttttccctataaGTAAAATTGAGTCATACGTAAAATAACCAAAAACTACATTCTTGAGAGATTCTGGATGGCCCATTGCTTCACCAGCTTAATTTTGAAATCCAATTTTAGACAAATATCATtgctttgataaaaaaaaagctgtacaatgttttattttatttttaaattcttcAGCTAAATATTGAACGGTAAATTCTATTCAGTAAATAGCTGCTTTCgagaaattataaatattttaaatgtttaactttttttaatgaaatcaaacaaATGCCACGTGTGAGTCTGAACTGCTTCATTAGAGtttctgtatattatgttttctaatatattaaataatatatattgcatgTTAACTGTAAACTTGCCACTGTGCTATTTGATAGATTTCGttattatttttgaagaaagaaaaagaaaaaaaaaaaaaagtacgcTGACGAGATTTATCCAGATATTGGGAATGTTCTTGGTAGCCAATCGGCAAAATCTAGTTTGTATCCGAAGTGCTATTGCTGCTTTATTTTCGGGAGGAGGAAAGAATAATCAAATTTCAATTGGTAATGTATATATTGcccaggggttttttttcctgtttttttttttttttttgtttatatttatacatcaattttttcttatttttttttgcggaTTGGTGCTGGCTGtggtgaaattatatatatatatttttattttttttgtgcaacACAGCCGTATTTTCAAGTATTATATCACTTCCGTGGTTTTAATGGCTCACTtgtacctttttcttttttttgtatattttctgcccttttaaaaaaaaaaacaaacatctctctctccctctatatatatatatatatatgtatgtatgtacgtacGTATGCTTACAGGGGATGTCCTTTAATGGCTTATGCAGTTTATAGATGGGCTTGGATCCCATACATCATAGACTATATAATTTGGAGGAGCTTTGGTtcgaaaacatttaaaaatgcatgttttttttttcttcttaatattGTATAAAGTTCCACACACACCCGGCTTGTAATTTTCCGTCCGAAAGCGGAATCCGTGATGATCGCATCGTAGGCGGTTAAAGCCGAGACCGTATGTAACGCCATCTCCAGCATGTTTCAGTTGCTTTGTAATATTCAGCAAGAAACAAATTCAAGCCAAAGTAAAATCGTCTTTTGAAGATATTTTCAAATGATTTCTGGTACTTTTGTGCTCTGTTATtccggggggaaaaaaatgggggaggggagatTCTCTGTTTGGAGTCTGACGCCTATGGGTGTACATCACAGAGTGCCTTTTAAATGTAGAACTTTGGATCgtaacaatttgattttatcCAGGGAAACCAATTTTCCCCCCCAGTTtcacacatttttgtaaagtgttcattatgtttgtaaatatgtacattttcttaaataaaaaaaaaaaaaaatgaaaaaaaaaattgaaaagcaCAGCAGCCAATCGGAGAGCGTCTGTCACTGATCATTATGCCACAAAATGctgtcttgtattttttttttttttttaaggtactTGGagattaatgaaataataaactcTTGTACGCATTCtctgttgtgttttattttttgcttcccGTTCTCGCTTCATCGGGTTTAGGCAGCCGTAGCGACccgataaaaaaatatttctcgcCGTGGAAGGTAATGGGGTAAAGATGCGGGGCTCGGTCAGAATAGGTGGACCTCAGGCGGAATTGGGAAAAGGGGCTGCCTTTACGGTTTTACTTCTTTATCCTATAAGAGTTTGGTGGGGTAATTGTTGTAAATTTGCCCcctaatagtaataaaataagcGTTAACCTTTCCCCCTTATCTCCTGTTTCCCTAAAGGACTGTCTAAGCTTCTTTACTGAAACGTTGCCCCTGCTGGGTTCACAGCCGCTATGCCTCGGATTTTATTCCCTTTAGACAGCGGTATTTAGTTCTACCTAAAAATGGTTTGGCACAGGGGAAAGCTTTGGGTTACGTAGGGTTAATGCCaagattccaaaaaaaaatgcattttgtccAGTCTTGTGTAGAGACTTCAAACCGGTGATAATTATAACTCAACAAATAAGGTAATACTTATGACGCGATCATAGCGTGAACTGGGAAGATAATCGAGACCTCGGCCTAGGGGTCCCGCTTGGGgccaaaaaactaaaatctCATTCATGGAAGAATCCATAACATCGAGAAGTTTATGGGGTTCTTTTCGTCGGTAAGAAATCTTTCTTTTCGTCTTGCAGTCGAGGTCCTCTTCGGAGTGATGGATTTACATACGGGGTCGCCATATGCCCCCCCCAGTCGCCTCCATGGTCAGAGCCGGGGTACTAAAAACGGAGCCCCCCGGATATACGCGTTACCGCTTTAGTTGGGGTAataagattttttgttttgtgaacaATTCTGGGAAGAAAAGACAAATCCTGACGCTTATGGACaatattgttctttttattgtttatacttaaaagagagaaacaaaaaaatatatatatttgtaacaatgtatagctccttttttcttttctcgcTATTATTTGCTCTCCGCATTAAATAAGTAAACTATTTCCCGTCTCGCTGGCAGATGTTTGCGATTCTCGGTTACAGTTCGTCCTTGGATTTCTCTTGGCTGTCGTCCTCTTTGCTCTCTGCTGAGTTATCGCTCTGGGAATCCTGTGGAATTATTAGAAatccaaaaatattatatattataaatatccgttataaataatgaaacgttttacattatatttcttAAATTTGATGGCCTAAAATGTTCACCTTTTTCTCATCTTCGGGTAAAACGCCGCCGCTGTCGATAAAGGCAGAAAACAGCTCAACCGTCCTTTCTTTTGTGTATTCGATATTCtgcatatgaaaaaa includes:
- the AXIN1 gene encoding axin-1 isoform X2, with translation MSVQGKGFPLDLGGSFTEDAPRPPVPGEEGELITTDPRPFSHSYYSGKSDVIKNETSTATPRRSDLDLGYEPEGSASPTPPYLKWAESLHSLLDDQDGINLFRTFLQQENCADLLDFWFACSGFRKLEPSDSKVEKRLKLAKAIYKKYILDNNGIVSRQIKPATKSFIKDCVLRQQIDPAMFDQAQMEIQSMMEDNTYPVFLKSDIYLEYTTADGESPKVYSDQSSGSGAGKGPTGYLPTLNEDEEWKCDQGVEAEGERETLSLNRINQKLALEATPHCAPPTRRLSDGREFRPGTWREPVNPYYVNTGYAVAPATSANDSEQQSMSSDADTMSLTDSSVDGIPPYRMRKHHRREMQESAKANGRVPLPHIPRPHQMPKDIHVDPEKFAAQLISRLEEVLRDREAEQKLEERLKRVRAEEEGDDADISSAPSMVSHKLPSSQPLHHFNSRYSDMGCVGMQIRDAHEENPESILDEHVQRVMKTPGCQSPGTGRHSPKPRSPDGVYSSKTLPGAMGSMQAGHSKHSAKSSSKLETANMFPHKYVYHHLHPHSGLKPKDQMEAEAAQRIQGNVAWNAESHNYATKSRNYAESMGMAPNPMDSLGYGGKVSMLAKRNAKKVDSGKIESASYEVPAVPEDSERHQKIMQWIMEGEKEISRHKKTVHSSSGAKKPLAHDVPRPLSIERPGAVHPWVSAQLRNVVQPSHPFIQDPTMPPNPAPNPLTQLEEARRRLEEEEKRTGKVSLKQRYVQEVIQRGRTSVRPPFIPLLNVVPAVSDMDLSEPQSKPQKKTGSGAPQPCDNIVVAYYFCGEPIPYRTMVKGRVVTLGQFKELLTKKGNYRYYFKKVSDEFDCGVVFEEVRDDDMILPIYEEKIIGKVEKID